In a genomic window of Methanogenium sp. S4BF:
- a CDS encoding HAMP domain-containing sensor histidine kinase: protein MKRDDKQHRSLQTSFGLVIFLVFIFLTVSVSVILFTSVENSIVSQFDEKMDQTTISVTHSAILADKGLILYEKAYDQQLKDAFIPFLDAYDRSGGNPAAMDLESLKAEMIRSPDWDIDLYIINETGVIEYTTFEPDLGFDFRTIPGFYSSITTIREGNDFSADRVCTSLSDPSYGKKYAYMPTPDHRYLLELSFTSDSFMEGRKNFPYTAISDMLMEDDPSLRDVSIFDVTYRRIAGHGESAEGETLAHVKQVYADHVGFDVIDKPNETITRYLYIDLDNEGYPSSSQMNLVGEIVFSTQPLRDSINFLLLNVVVLCILGVGVGIFAAYYTSYFLTRPLKAIISDIDYIADGHLDHPIQEAKSSETENLRRSVNILVERLNSEILRLKQTSGELDCELKRTQEVERALRNANTKLGLLSGITRHDILNQIRALTMISTLLKEEMGNDRKAETPLRIMDDVIETMEGQITFTREYELLGSKTAEWINVASLVTEVGEGTGFRQITTEITTGSLEIFADPLLKRAVFNLFDNAVRHGETVTRMRVSFREGGDGGTLIFEDDGCGVPENMKEKIFWKKTGKNTGYGLFLVQEILSITGMSIRETGQKGTGARFEIRIPEEGYRFGE from the coding sequence ATGGATCAGACAACAATCTCAGTCACCCACTCCGCTATTCTCGCTGACAAAGGGCTTATTCTCTATGAAAAGGCGTATGATCAGCAGCTAAAGGACGCATTTATTCCGTTTCTTGATGCCTATGACCGGTCCGGAGGGAATCCGGCTGCAATGGATCTTGAGAGCCTGAAAGCTGAGATGATCCGTTCCCCCGACTGGGATATTGACCTCTATATCATCAATGAAACCGGTGTTATAGAATACACCACATTTGAGCCGGATCTGGGTTTTGACTTTCGTACGATTCCCGGTTTTTATTCGTCAATCACCACAATCCGAGAAGGGAATGATTTTTCCGCAGACAGGGTATGCACCAGCCTCTCCGATCCTTCGTATGGGAAAAAATATGCCTATATGCCCACCCCTGACCACCGGTATCTGCTGGAACTGAGTTTCACGTCTGATTCCTTTATGGAAGGGCGCAAGAACTTCCCCTATACCGCCATATCTGATATGCTGATGGAGGATGATCCCTCCCTTCGTGATGTTTCCATCTTTGATGTCACCTATCGCCGGATAGCAGGCCATGGTGAATCTGCGGAAGGTGAGACGCTCGCGCATGTGAAGCAGGTCTATGCTGACCATGTCGGGTTTGATGTCATTGATAAACCGAATGAAACCATCACCCGCTATCTCTATATCGACCTGGATAACGAAGGATATCCCTCATCGTCCCAGATGAATCTTGTCGGTGAGATCGTCTTTTCGACACAACCCCTTCGTGATTCAATAAATTTTTTGCTCCTGAATGTGGTCGTTCTTTGTATCCTGGGGGTGGGGGTTGGAATATTTGCTGCCTATTATACCTCCTATTTCCTGACACGTCCGCTAAAGGCGATTATATCGGATATTGACTATATCGCAGACGGTCACCTTGACCACCCGATTCAGGAGGCGAAGTCATCGGAGACGGAAAATCTCCGGCGGAGTGTAAATATCCTTGTTGAACGCCTGAATTCTGAAATTCTGAGGCTCAAACAGACTTCCGGGGAGCTGGACTGCGAACTGAAACGGACACAGGAGGTGGAGAGGGCACTCAGGAATGCAAACACGAAGCTGGGCCTGCTCTCGGGCATTACCCGGCATGATATTCTCAACCAGATCCGGGCGCTCACGATGATCTCTACTCTGCTCAAGGAAGAGATGGGTAATGACCGGAAAGCAGAGACCCCGCTGAGAATAATGGATGATGTTATTGAAACGATGGAGGGTCAGATTACCTTTACACGGGAGTATGAACTGCTGGGATCAAAGACCGCAGAATGGATAAATGTCGCGTCACTGGTTACAGAAGTGGGAGAAGGCACCGGATTCCGTCAGATCACAACAGAGATTACGACCGGCAGTCTTGAGATATTTGCTGACCCGCTTCTGAAACGGGCTGTCTTCAATCTGTTTGACAATGCCGTACGCCACGGTGAAACAGTAACCCGGATGAGGGTTTCATTCCGTGAAGGGGGTGATGGGGGTACGCTGATATTTGAGGATGACGGGTGTGGTGTCCCGGAGAATATGAAAGAGAAGATTTTCTGGAAGAAGACCGGCAAAAATACCGGATATGGGCTTTTCCTGGTGCAGGAAATCCTCTCCATCACCGGCATGAGCATCCGTGAGACGGGACAGAAAGGAACCGGGGCACGCTTTGAGATACGGATTCCGGAAGAGGGCTACCGGTTTGGAGAATAG
- a CDS encoding ACT domain-containing protein, giving the protein MWAKILNTFSDSPSQAQVARFLLENGLGINERGRVTVNGIEIPATHLSKEIGTDRRVVDATVKRILSLPAISEIFLNLRATPDVSRIAESLGLTVITVMPDDAAQKGVVGETVKVLADHDISIRQIFVTDSHLSEDPKLVIVVDEALPAAVYEALRALPQVRKLILE; this is encoded by the coding sequence ATGTGGGCAAAGATACTGAATACATTCAGTGATTCACCTTCCCAGGCGCAGGTCGCACGATTCCTTCTGGAAAACGGTCTTGGCATCAATGAACGGGGCCGTGTCACGGTTAATGGCATAGAAATTCCTGCAACCCATCTCTCAAAGGAGATCGGTACTGACCGCCGTGTCGTCGACGCCACCGTGAAGCGCATCTTATCTCTTCCTGCCATATCTGAAATCTTCCTTAACCTTCGGGCCACGCCGGATGTCAGCCGTATCGCAGAGTCCCTCGGCCTCACCGTGATCACTGTCATGCCGGATGATGCCGCACAGAAGGGTGTGGTGGGTGAAACCGTGAAGGTACTCGCCGACCATGATATTTCCATCCGGCAGATCTTTGTCACCGACTCCCACCTCTCAGAAGATCCGAAGCTGGTCATCGTGGTGGATGAGGCACTCCCTGCGGCAGTATATGAGGCCCTGCGTGCCCTGCCGCAGGTCAGAAAACTTATTCTTGAATAA
- a CDS encoding HDIG domain-containing metalloprotein, with the protein MLPSEDPFLFLHRAGCPDNVIAHCHVVHDLACQYAASRPVDRELVSWGAALHDIGRSQTHSLAHGQIGADICRAYGLPKEVARIVECHIGAGLTAEECEAEGLRPIDCVPQTPEEKIVAHADNRVRGTTVISIKERLETAAGTLPEHILRRIAALADDVENL; encoded by the coding sequence ATGCTCCCATCAGAAGACCCGTTTTTATTTCTTCACCGGGCCGGGTGCCCGGATAATGTTATTGCCCACTGTCATGTGGTGCATGACCTTGCCTGCCAGTACGCCGCCTCACGCCCGGTGGACAGGGAGCTGGTCTCCTGGGGTGCAGCCCTGCATGACATCGGCAGGTCACAGACGCATTCGCTTGCCCACGGCCAAATCGGGGCTGATATCTGCCGTGCATACGGTCTGCCCAAGGAGGTGGCACGCATTGTTGAATGCCACATCGGCGCCGGGCTTACCGCAGAGGAGTGCGAGGCCGAGGGGCTCAGGCCGATTGACTGTGTCCCGCAGACCCCCGAAGAAAAGATTGTGGCCCATGCAGACAACCGGGTCAGGGGCACCACGGTTATTTCCATCAAAGAACGGCTGGAAACTGCCGCGGGCACACTTCCGGAGCATATTCTCAGGCGTATCGCGGCCCTTGCCGATGATGTGGAAAATCTCTGA